The proteins below are encoded in one region of Brachyspira intermedia PWS/A:
- a CDS encoding glycosyltransferase family 87 protein: protein MKVNKLFIIIYFIMLIICSATFTVFYILGNKTRIGYISEFIFDNFHINKTLKLNGFDTENTKKLFTINGKLDNEALTNYIFTNESITNYSYGFKVGYYSKVFRHSDIYAVYPNIKKIAKENNFIKEIKIDKAGSPFGNLISTKKLEYNEQINNLEYILKFKLDIDIIVIVFGSILITSLFIKYSDNKIINNIPLLFILLLSFSILMFFIFFIKDKGGRQLNIVIRGFDLFADFYNQLRYVSERDVYFDTINGLENKIYLPFAFMIFYLFSILKNYASMSLHNIQTDPISNMSLVIFMSIGILLLILSLKKLYNKKEYSYIIPALLFMTTPVILTIERGNIIIHTAAFASIFLCLYRSEKRYEQIIALICLGIASALKIYPVILGFLLLQEKRYKDIIIGALITLALVFLPFFFFNKHSFLENFTQFILNMKLFSESYGIRYGVSLFIYKLGNYSDLYAKIIIFILFIISIIYSFVANEYWKKVLLLMIISIQSPTTAYYAELFMYPIIILFLSKEKFYKIDYIFLILFVLLIMPLQISIPISTLGSFLSATIWLIVLIETIITGTNSLKNNVYIIKEKLLIYRSSIK, encoded by the coding sequence ATGAAAGTAAATAAATTATTCATAATAATATATTTTATAATGTTAATAATTTGCTCTGCCACTTTTACAGTTTTTTACATATTGGGAAATAAAACAAGAATAGGTTACATATCAGAATTTATATTTGATAATTTTCATATAAATAAAACATTAAAATTAAATGGATTTGATACTGAAAATACAAAAAAATTATTTACTATAAATGGAAAATTAGATAATGAAGCTTTAACTAACTATATATTTACAAATGAATCTATTACTAATTATAGTTATGGTTTTAAAGTTGGATACTATAGTAAAGTTTTTAGGCATAGCGATATATATGCTGTTTATCCTAACATAAAAAAAATTGCAAAAGAAAACAATTTTATTAAAGAAATAAAAATAGATAAAGCAGGAAGCCCTTTTGGTAATTTAATTTCTACCAAAAAATTAGAATATAATGAACAAATAAATAATTTAGAATATATTTTAAAGTTTAAATTAGATATTGATATAATTGTTATAGTATTTGGAAGCATATTGATTACGAGTTTATTTATAAAATATTCAGATAATAAAATAATAAATAATATTCCTTTACTTTTTATTTTACTATTATCGTTTTCAATTTTAATGTTTTTTATATTCTTTATTAAAGATAAGGGAGGACGGCAGCTTAATATAGTAATTAGAGGATTTGATTTATTTGCTGATTTTTATAATCAATTAAGATATGTTTCTGAAAGAGATGTATACTTTGATACAATAAATGGACTAGAAAATAAAATATATTTACCATTTGCATTTATGATATTTTATTTATTTTCTATATTAAAGAATTATGCTAGTATGAGCTTACATAATATTCAAACAGATCCAATATCAAATATGTCTTTAGTAATATTTATGTCTATTGGAATATTATTATTAATTTTATCTTTGAAAAAACTTTATAATAAAAAAGAGTACAGTTATATAATTCCAGCATTATTATTTATGACAACACCTGTTATACTTACAATAGAAAGAGGCAATATAATTATACATACTGCTGCATTTGCATCAATATTTTTATGTTTATATAGATCCGAAAAAAGGTACGAGCAAATTATAGCATTAATATGTTTAGGTATAGCTTCAGCATTAAAAATTTACCCTGTTATATTAGGTTTTTTACTTTTACAAGAAAAAAGATATAAAGATATAATAATAGGGGCATTAATTACATTAGCTTTAGTATTTTTACCATTTTTCTTCTTTAATAAACATAGTTTCTTAGAAAATTTTACCCAATTTATATTAAATATGAAATTATTTTCTGAATCTTATGGTATAAGGTATGGAGTAAGCTTATTTATATATAAATTAGGAAATTATTCTGATTTATATGCCAAAATTATAATATTTATACTTTTTATTATATCAATAATATATTCTTTCGTAGCAAACGAATATTGGAAAAAAGTATTATTATTAATGATAATATCTATACAATCACCAACAACAGCTTATTATGCAGAATTATTTATGTATCCTATAATAATTTTATTTTTAAGTAAAGAAAAATTCTATAAAATAGATTATATATTTTTAATATTATTCGTATTGTTAATAATGCCTTTACAAATTTCAATACCTATTTCAACTTTAGGGAGTTTTTTATCAGCTACTATATGGCTAATAGTGCTTATTGAAACCATTATAACTGGAACTAATTCATTGAAAAATAATGTTTATATCATAAAAGAAAAATTATTAATATATAGGAGTAGTATAAAATGA
- the gap gene encoding type I glyceraldehyde-3-phosphate dehydrogenase, with protein MAVKVAINGFGRIGRLVFQALVERGLLGKEIEVVGVVDVSTDAKYFAYQLKYDSVHGRMKADITTEGEDVLVVNGNKIKCIGATKELKDLPWKDLGVEYVIESTGLFTEKEKAEGHIAAGAKKVIISAPGKGDLRTFVYGVNHEEYDPANHHVVSNASCTTNCLAPIVHVLLKEGIGIETGLMTTIHSYTATQKTVDGPSKKDWRGGRAAAVNTIPSTTGAAKAVGEVLPATKGKLTGMSFRVATPDVSVVDLTFRSEKETSIKEIDVLMKKASETYLKDILGYCNEELVSSDFIHDSRSSIYDSLATTQNNLKDEKRFFKIVSWYDNEWGYSNRVIDLLLYMYNKK; from the coding sequence ATGGCTGTAAAAGTAGCAATAAATGGTTTCGGACGTATTGGACGTCTAGTTTTTCAGGCATTAGTAGAACGTGGTTTATTAGGTAAAGAAATAGAAGTAGTTGGCGTAGTAGATGTTAGTACTGATGCTAAGTATTTTGCTTATCAATTAAAATATGACTCTGTTCATGGCAGAATGAAAGCTGACATCACAACAGAAGGCGAAGATGTACTAGTAGTTAATGGCAACAAAATTAAATGTATAGGTGCTACTAAAGAATTAAAAGATCTTCCTTGGAAAGATTTAGGTGTTGAATATGTAATAGAATCTACTGGTCTTTTCACAGAAAAAGAAAAAGCTGAAGGTCATATAGCTGCAGGTGCTAAAAAAGTTATCATTTCAGCTCCTGGTAAAGGCGATTTAAGAACTTTTGTATATGGTGTAAACCATGAAGAATATGATCCTGCTAATCATCATGTAGTATCAAATGCTTCTTGTACTACTAACTGTTTAGCTCCTATAGTACATGTACTTCTTAAAGAAGGTATCGGAATAGAAACTGGTCTTATGACTACTATTCACTCTTATACTGCTACTCAAAAAACAGTAGATGGTCCTTCTAAAAAAGACTGGAGAGGCGGACGTGCTGCTGCTGTAAACACTATCCCTTCTACTACAGGTGCTGCTAAAGCTGTTGGTGAAGTTTTACCTGCTACTAAAGGTAAATTAACAGGTATGAGTTTCAGAGTTGCTACACCTGACGTATCTGTTGTAGACTTAACTTTCAGAAGTGAAAAAGAAACTTCTATTAAAGAAATCGATGTATTAATGAAAAAAGCTTCTGAAACTTATTTAAAAGACATTTTAGGTTATTGTAATGAAGAATTAGTATCTAGCGACTTTATACATGACTCTAGAAGCTCTATATATGACTCTCTAGCTACTACTCAAAACAACTTGAAAGATGAAAAAAGATTCTTCAAAATTGTTTCTTGGTATGATAATGAATGGGGTTATTCTAACAGAGTAATTGATTTATTATTGTATATGTATAACAAAAAATAA
- the gatB gene encoding Asp-tRNA(Asn)/Glu-tRNA(Gln) amidotransferase subunit GatB, with protein MEYEAVIGLEVHVQLNTKTKAFCSCPNTFGAPANTLTCPRCQAHPGTLPIVNKEMVHKTIKAGLATNCTIQKKSRFARKHYFYPDLPSYYQITQMDEPICTEGHLDITVLNDDGSSYNKSIRINRIHMEEDAGKLVHDDTGRPLSYVDLNRAGCCLIECVSEPDISTGEEAYQYLTELKKIFKYIDVSDCNMEEGSLRCDANVSIRPKGSKELGTKTEVKNMNSFRNVRLAIDYEIKRQIKALNNGEKILQETRLYDAKENTTKGMRSKEGAADYRYFPDPDIPLLVLKDEEIEQAKKELPELPQQKRERLKKDYDLPDQDIVVLTEDAALADYYEAAVKAYPKQPKKISNWIMVEVNAYLNKKLQTIKDFKPKAEHIGEIFKLIDEGVISGKIAKEIFEDMCETGEAPSAIVEKKGIKQVSDTGELETIIRKVLEENPKSVADFKAGKEKSFGFLVGQTMKATKGQGNPKLVNEVLRKILSE; from the coding sequence ATGGAATATGAAGCAGTCATAGGATTAGAAGTGCATGTTCAGCTTAATACTAAAACTAAAGCATTCTGTTCATGCCCAAACACTTTCGGTGCTCCTGCAAACACTCTTACTTGTCCAAGATGTCAGGCTCACCCTGGTACTTTACCTATAGTTAATAAAGAAATGGTGCATAAAACTATCAAAGCAGGACTTGCTACTAACTGCACTATTCAAAAGAAAAGCAGATTCGCTAGAAAACATTATTTCTACCCGGATTTGCCTTCCTACTATCAGATTACTCAAATGGACGAACCAATCTGTACCGAAGGTCATCTTGATATTACTGTACTTAATGATGATGGTTCTTCTTATAATAAAAGCATAAGAATAAACAGAATACATATGGAAGAAGATGCTGGTAAACTTGTGCATGATGATACAGGAAGACCTTTAAGCTATGTAGACTTAAACCGTGCTGGTTGCTGTTTGATTGAATGTGTAAGCGAGCCGGATATTTCTACTGGTGAAGAAGCTTATCAATATTTAACAGAGCTTAAAAAAATCTTTAAATATATTGATGTTTCAGATTGTAACATGGAAGAAGGTTCTTTAAGATGCGATGCTAACGTTTCTATACGTCCAAAAGGAAGCAAAGAATTAGGAACTAAAACTGAAGTTAAAAATATGAACAGTTTTAGAAATGTAAGACTTGCTATTGATTATGAGATCAAAAGACAAATTAAAGCTTTAAATAACGGCGAGAAAATCTTACAAGAAACTAGACTTTATGATGCTAAAGAAAACACTACAAAGGGTATGCGTTCTAAAGAGGGTGCTGCAGATTACAGATATTTCCCAGACCCAGATATACCTCTTTTAGTTCTTAAAGATGAAGAGATTGAGCAGGCTAAAAAAGAGCTTCCAGAACTTCCTCAGCAAAAACGTGAAAGACTTAAAAAAGATTATGACTTACCAGATCAGGATATAGTAGTATTAACAGAAGATGCTGCATTAGCTGATTATTATGAGGCAGCAGTTAAAGCTTATCCTAAACAGCCTAAGAAAATAAGCAACTGGATAATGGTTGAAGTTAATGCTTACTTAAATAAAAAACTTCAAACTATAAAAGATTTCAAACCTAAAGCAGAGCATATAGGTGAGATTTTTAAACTTATAGATGAAGGCGTTATAAGCGGTAAGATAGCAAAAGAGATTTTTGAAGATATGTGCGAAACAGGAGAGGCTCCTTCTGCTATAGTTGAGAAAAAAGGCATTAAACAAGTTAGCGATACTGGCGAGCTTGAAACAATCATAAGAAAAGTGTTAGAAGAAAATCCTAAATCAGTAGCAGACTTCAAAGCTGGTAAAGAAAAATCATTCGGCTTCTTAGTAGGTCAAACAATGAAAGCTACTAAAGGTCAAGGTAACCCTAAACTTGTTAATGAAGTACTTAGAAAAATTTTAAGTGAATAA
- the ade gene encoding adenine deaminase encodes MTIEKLSKMIEVSIGKNLADLVIRNCKVVDPISATITDADIAIVDDYIVGVGSYNGKEVIDAKGSYATSGLIDSHVHIESSLCTPVNFAEVVIPFGTTLIVTDPHEIANVCGIDGINFMIESAKKSPLKCKFMLSSCVPAVSFEDSGAVLDSKIIEEFINDEDIFGLAEMMNAPGVLSCDKDVLKKLLAAINADKIIDGHGVMLGGKTVNAYRAAGVYTDHECVSAKDLKSRIANGMYVLLRQGSAAQNLASLLQGVNQSNARRCAMCTDDKHLDHIIENGHISHNLKIAVEHGLDVFNAIAMATINAAECYRLKNIGLVASGYKADIVLFNDLKDFKANKVFIDGKLAAENGKALFKVEKDNYNDNIFSTINIAPITVDDIQIKLKSDEANVIRIVNKDLVTEKSVRIVGFENGYFKYRKSVDILKLVVVERHKATGKIGLGLIENYKLKNGAIATSVSHDSHNIIAVGDNDEDIILAIKEIEKCSGGITVVKNGKVLDTLQLKIAGIMSDDSPYDIVKKIYSMHELAYNELNVNREIDPFMTLSFMALPVIPEIKLTTNGLFDVKEFNFIDVSA; translated from the coding sequence ATGACTATAGAAAAATTATCAAAAATGATTGAGGTTTCAATCGGAAAAAATTTGGCTGATTTGGTTATAAGAAACTGTAAAGTAGTAGACCCAATTTCAGCAACTATTACTGATGCAGATATTGCCATTGTTGATGATTATATTGTAGGGGTGGGTTCTTATAATGGAAAAGAAGTTATTGATGCTAAAGGCTCTTATGCCACAAGCGGACTTATAGATTCGCATGTTCATATAGAATCATCTTTATGTACTCCTGTTAATTTTGCGGAAGTTGTTATTCCTTTCGGTACTACTTTAATTGTAACAGACCCTCATGAAATTGCTAATGTATGCGGTATTGACGGAATTAACTTTATGATAGAGTCTGCCAAAAAAAGCCCATTAAAATGCAAGTTTATGCTTTCTTCATGCGTTCCTGCTGTAAGTTTTGAAGATTCCGGAGCTGTACTTGATTCTAAAATAATAGAAGAGTTTATAAATGATGAAGATATATTCGGGCTTGCTGAGATGATGAATGCTCCGGGGGTATTATCTTGTGATAAAGATGTACTTAAAAAATTACTTGCGGCAATTAATGCTGATAAAATTATAGACGGGCATGGCGTTATGCTTGGAGGAAAGACAGTAAATGCTTATAGAGCTGCTGGAGTTTATACGGATCATGAATGCGTATCTGCAAAAGATTTGAAGTCTAGAATAGCTAATGGAATGTATGTACTTTTAAGGCAAGGTTCAGCTGCACAGAATTTGGCTTCACTTTTACAGGGAGTTAATCAAAGCAATGCGAGAAGATGTGCAATGTGTACTGATGATAAGCATTTGGATCATATTATTGAAAATGGGCATATATCTCATAATTTAAAAATAGCAGTTGAACATGGTCTTGATGTATTTAATGCCATTGCTATGGCTACTATTAATGCTGCCGAATGCTACAGACTTAAAAATATTGGTTTAGTTGCTTCAGGATACAAGGCTGATATTGTTTTATTTAATGATTTAAAAGATTTCAAAGCTAATAAAGTTTTTATAGACGGAAAATTAGCTGCAGAAAATGGAAAAGCTTTATTTAAAGTAGAAAAAGATAATTATAATGATAATATTTTTAGTACAATAAATATTGCACCTATTACAGTTGATGATATACAGATAAAATTAAAATCTGATGAGGCTAATGTTATAAGAATAGTTAATAAAGATTTAGTTACAGAGAAAAGCGTAAGGATCGTAGGTTTTGAGAACGGATATTTTAAATACAGAAAGAGTGTTGATATATTGAAATTGGTTGTTGTTGAAAGGCATAAAGCAACTGGTAAAATAGGTTTAGGATTAATAGAAAATTACAAATTAAAAAACGGTGCTATTGCTACAAGTGTATCTCATGACTCACATAACATTATAGCAGTAGGCGATAATGATGAAGATATAATACTTGCCATAAAAGAAATAGAAAAATGTTCCGGCGGAATAACCGTTGTAAAAAATGGAAAAGTTCTTGATACATTACAATTAAAGATAGCGGGCATTATGTCTGATGATTCTCCTTATGATATAGTAAAGAAAATCTATTCTATGCATGAGCTTGCCTACAATGAACTTAATGTTAACAGAGAAATAGATCCGTTTATGACTTTATCATTTATGGCTTTGCCTGTTATACCGGAAATTAAACTTACAACAAATGGGCTTTTCGATGTGAAGGAGTTTAATTTTATAGATGTAAGTGCATAA
- a CDS encoding glycosyltransferase family 2 protein, which yields MKLSIVIPCYNEENTIETIIDAVINSKCSIEKEIIIVDDFSKDNTRDKLEIIKDKVSLILYHEKNMGKGAALKTGIKAATGDFVIIQDADLEYDPNEYDKLLAPLINDKADVVFGSRFAGGESHRVLYFWHQIGNTFLTLCSNMFTNLNLTDMETCYKVFKKEIIQSIEIKENRFGFEPEITAKVSKIPNIRIYEVGISYYGRTYKEGKKIGWKDGFRALWCIFKYNLISK from the coding sequence ATGAAACTATCTATAGTAATACCTTGTTATAATGAAGAAAATACAATAGAAACTATAATAGATGCTGTTATTAATTCCAAATGTTCTATAGAAAAAGAGATTATTATAGTAGATGATTTTTCAAAAGATAATACTAGAGATAAATTGGAAATTATTAAAGATAAAGTTTCTTTAATTTTATATCATGAAAAAAATATGGGTAAAGGTGCGGCACTTAAAACTGGCATTAAGGCTGCTACTGGAGATTTTGTAATTATACAAGATGCCGATTTAGAGTATGATCCAAATGAGTATGATAAATTATTAGCTCCTTTAATTAATGATAAAGCTGATGTAGTTTTTGGAAGCAGGTTTGCCGGAGGAGAGTCCCATAGAGTATTATATTTTTGGCATCAAATCGGAAATACTTTTTTGACTTTATGCTCTAATATGTTTACAAATTTAAATCTTACTGATATGGAAACTTGCTATAAAGTATTTAAAAAAGAAATAATACAATCCATAGAAATTAAAGAAAATAGATTTGGTTTTGAACCTGAAATAACTGCTAAAGTTTCAAAAATACCAAATATTAGAATATATGAAGTTGGTATTTCATATTATGGAAGAACTTATAAAGAAGGCAAGAAAATAGGGTGGAAAGATGGTTTCAGAGCTTTGTGGTGTATTTTTAAATATAACTTAATATCAAAGTAA
- a CDS encoding phosphoglycerate kinase has protein sequence MKKSVKDIDIKGKKVIMRVDFNVPLDKETSSKITDTTRVDAAMPTIEYILSQNACLILMSHLGRPKGEPNPKYSLKPVYDYLKTKLPNNKVEFAKDCVGEEVKKQAAELKAGDVLLLENLRYHAEEEKNDAAFSKQLADLADVYVNDAFGTAHRAHASTAGIVSAKAGMPAVAGFLMEKEIKYLGDAVANPARPFVAIIGGAKVSSKISVLKNLLNKVDTLIVVGGMAYTFFKAKGLEIGTSLCEDDYIATAKEIMDKAKELNKTLYLPVDNVVADKFDNDANFKTVDSNAIPAGWMGMDVGPKTLKELEEILKNAKTVVWNGPLGVFEMPNFAKGTFEVAKFIANSGAVSIIGGGDSVSAVNKSGVADKMTHVSTGGGASLEFLEGIELPGIAVLQDK, from the coding sequence ATGAAAAAATCAGTAAAAGATATAGACATTAAAGGTAAAAAAGTCATAATGAGAGTTGATTTCAATGTACCTCTCGATAAAGAAACAAGCTCTAAAATCACAGACACTACAAGAGTAGATGCTGCTATGCCTACTATTGAATATATACTTTCTCAAAATGCTTGTTTAATACTTATGAGCCATTTAGGAAGACCAAAAGGTGAACCTAATCCTAAATACTCTTTAAAACCTGTTTATGATTATTTAAAAACTAAACTTCCTAATAATAAAGTTGAATTTGCTAAAGACTGTGTAGGTGAAGAAGTAAAAAAACAAGCTGCTGAATTAAAAGCTGGCGATGTATTATTATTAGAAAATTTAAGATATCATGCTGAAGAAGAGAAGAATGATGCAGCATTCTCTAAACAATTAGCTGATTTAGCTGATGTTTATGTTAATGATGCTTTCGGTACTGCTCACAGAGCACATGCTTCTACTGCTGGTATAGTATCTGCTAAAGCTGGTATGCCTGCTGTTGCTGGTTTCTTAATGGAAAAAGAAATTAAATACTTAGGCGATGCTGTTGCTAATCCTGCTCGTCCATTTGTAGCTATAATTGGTGGAGCTAAAGTTTCTTCTAAAATTTCTGTACTTAAAAACTTACTTAACAAGGTTGATACTTTAATCGTTGTAGGCGGTATGGCTTATACTTTCTTCAAAGCTAAAGGTTTAGAAATAGGTACTTCTTTATGCGAAGATGATTATATTGCTACAGCTAAAGAAATTATGGATAAAGCTAAAGAATTAAATAAAACTTTATATTTACCTGTTGACAATGTTGTAGCTGATAAATTTGATAATGATGCTAATTTCAAAACAGTAGATTCTAATGCTATACCTGCTGGCTGGATGGGTATGGATGTTGGACCTAAAACTTTGAAAGAACTTGAAGAAATACTTAAAAATGCAAAAACAGTTGTTTGGAATGGACCATTAGGTGTATTTGAAATGCCTAATTTTGCTAAAGGTACTTTTGAAGTAGCTAAATTCATTGCTAATTCTGGTGCTGTAAGTATCATCGGAGGAGGAGACAGTGTATCTGCTGTTAACAAATCTGGTGTTGCTGATAAGATGACTCATGTATCTACAGGCGGCGGAGCTTCTTTAGAGTTCCTTGAAGGAATTGAACTTCCTGGTATCGCTGTATTACAAGATAAATAA
- a CDS encoding DNA primase, producing MEELGSIFFLDELNILNNGYFAKLDDDDYEDDYDDDYDDEDDYDDYDDEGDFDDDDDFDDDDFDDDDDFDDDYDDEDDYDDDYDDDDDYDDDDIDDFDDDFDDDFDDDFDDDDEDYDDDYDDEDDYDDDFDE from the coding sequence ATGGAAGAATTAGGATCTATCTTTTTTTTAGACGAACTTAATATATTAAATAATGGTTATTTTGCAAAACTTGATGATGATGATTATGAAGATGACTATGATGATGATTATGATGACGAAGACGATTATGATGATTATGACGATGAAGGCGATTTCGATGACGATGACGACTTCGATGATGATGACTTCGACGATGATGACGACTTCGATGATGATTATGATGATGAAGACGATTATGACGATGATTATGATGACGATGATGATTACGATGATGATGATATAGACGATTTTGATGATGACTTCGACGATGATTTCGATGATGACTTCGACGATGATGATGAAGATTATGACGATGATTATGATGACGAAGACGACTATGATGATGATTTTGATGAATAA